A DNA window from Kiritimatiellaceae bacterium contains the following coding sequences:
- a CDS encoding DUF1638 domain-containing protein produces the protein MNLKLISCEIFYREMCAAVAVSPHRVDITFLPKGLHDLPPGQMPVKMQEAIDAVDGTYDAILLGYGLCNNGLVGVRARNCPLILPRAHDCITLFMGGRDRYRDYFDTHPGTYFLTSGWLERGETSGDLADLSVQAQLGMNLTMEEMVEKYGEDNAEYLYETLCQGTRNYSHFAWIPMGVEPPDMEQTARQKADEHDWSFETVPGDMTLIRKLVNGDWNSADFLTVPPGSSVKAAYDGSIVACIQ, from the coding sequence ATGAACCTGAAACTGATCAGCTGTGAAATTTTTTACCGTGAAATGTGCGCGGCGGTCGCCGTCAGCCCGCACCGCGTCGACATCACCTTTCTGCCAAAAGGACTGCACGATCTGCCGCCGGGCCAGATGCCGGTCAAGATGCAGGAAGCCATTGATGCCGTTGACGGAACCTACGACGCCATCCTGCTCGGCTACGGACTTTGCAATAACGGACTGGTCGGCGTCCGCGCCCGCAACTGTCCGCTGATTCTGCCGCGGGCGCACGACTGCATCACGCTGTTTATGGGCGGACGCGACCGCTACCGCGACTACTTCGACACGCATCCCGGCACCTACTTCCTTACCAGCGGCTGGCTGGAGCGCGGCGAAACTTCCGGCGATCTGGCCGATCTTTCCGTACAGGCGCAGCTCGGCATGAATCTGACGATGGAAGAGATGGTTGAAAAATACGGCGAAGACAACGCCGAATATCTTTACGAAACACTCTGCCAGGGAACCCGCAACTACAGCCACTTCGCCTGGATTCCGATGGGCGTCGAACCGCCGGACATGGAACAGACCGCGCGACAGAAAGCCGATGAACACGACTGGAGTTTTGAAACCGTCCCCGGCGACATGACCCTCATCCGCAAACTGGTCAACGGCGACTGGAACAGCGCGGACTTTCTCACCGTTCCGCCCGGCTCCTCCGTCAAAGCCGCTTATGATGGTTCCATCGTCGCCTGCATTCAATAA
- a CDS encoding Dabb family protein, giving the protein MIKHIVIWTMKPETAAEQKTEMKNRLEALAGKISALRKIEVGIDPDNGTMSLYSEFASEDDLIVYQMHPDHQAVVGFVKPLVAGRVVCDYLA; this is encoded by the coding sequence ATGATAAAGCATATCGTTATTTGGACGATGAAGCCGGAGACGGCGGCGGAACAGAAAACGGAAATGAAAAACCGGCTGGAAGCGCTGGCTGGAAAAATTTCCGCGCTTCGAAAAATCGAAGTCGGGATCGATCCTGATAACGGCACGATGTCGCTCTATTCCGAGTTCGCTTCCGAAGATGATCTGATTGTCTATCAGATGCATCCCGACCATCAGGCGGTTGTTGGATTTGTAAAGCCGCTCGTGGCGGGCCGGGTCGTTTGCGATTATTTAGCGTAG
- a CDS encoding PAS domain-containing protein translates to MKSKFLDKLIDRLDRMDADSVQTQFLHLAREKGLLETIFQAIQEGIVVVGRGARIRYANRTAEALFGFKLEAAENQPISRYIRDIDWEKVLSLDGDEWEKLVRREIEVTYPDHRFVEFYVVPLSAVEMKEQGAVVIFRDVTRERATTAESIESERLKALTLLAAGVAHEIGNPLNAVTIHLQLMERELAELDNFEVRESLKELVEVSKREVHRLDRIITQFLRAIRPSLPDRKPVQMERLLDETLELMKHEIGNRRILVERAQPEHIPSVPADETQVKQAFFNLIKNAIQAMDDGGILKIGIDVSPRFVSLCFADNGPGITPENLGAIYEAYHTTKATGSGLGLMIVQRILRDHGGEIEICSTPERGTAFTLHFPRDDVRMSLLEAPKKEN, encoded by the coding sequence GTGAAATCAAAGTTTTTGGACAAATTGATTGATCGTCTCGACCGGATGGATGCTGACAGCGTTCAGACTCAGTTTTTGCATCTGGCGCGCGAAAAGGGGTTGCTGGAAACCATCTTTCAGGCGATTCAGGAAGGGATTGTCGTTGTCGGGCGCGGCGCACGAATTCGCTACGCCAACCGGACGGCGGAAGCGTTGTTCGGCTTTAAGCTCGAAGCCGCCGAGAACCAGCCGATTTCCCGGTACATCCGCGACATCGACTGGGAAAAGGTGCTCAGTCTGGACGGCGACGAGTGGGAAAAGCTGGTTCGCCGCGAAATCGAAGTGACTTATCCGGATCACCGTTTCGTTGAGTTTTATGTAGTGCCGCTTTCGGCGGTGGAAATGAAGGAGCAGGGTGCGGTGGTGATTTTTCGCGACGTGACCCGCGAACGGGCGACGACCGCCGAATCGATTGAGTCGGAGCGGCTGAAAGCACTGACGTTGCTGGCAGCGGGCGTGGCGCACGAAATCGGTAATCCTCTCAACGCGGTGACGATCCATTTGCAACTGATGGAACGCGAGCTGGCGGAGCTGGATAATTTCGAAGTGCGCGAGAGTCTGAAGGAGCTGGTCGAGGTTTCAAAACGTGAAGTCCATCGCCTCGACCGGATCATTACGCAGTTTTTGCGGGCGATCCGTCCGTCACTGCCCGACCGCAAGCCGGTGCAGATGGAACGATTGCTGGACGAAACGCTGGAACTGATGAAGCACGAGATCGGAAACCGCCGTATTCTTGTGGAGCGCGCGCAACCGGAGCATATTCCGTCGGTTCCGGCCGACGAAACACAGGTGAAACAGGCGTTTTTTAATCTCATCAAGAACGCGATTCAAGCCATGGACGATGGCGGCATTTTGAAGATCGGCATCGACGTATCGCCGCGTTTCGTGAGCCTCTGCTTTGCCGATAACGGGCCGGGTATTACGCCGGAAAATCTCGGCGCGATTTATGAAGCCTATCACACAACCAAGGCGACCGGTTCGGGGCTTGGTCTGATGATTGTACAACGGATTCTGCGCGACCACGGCGGCGAGATTGAAATTTGCAGCACGCCGGAACGCGGCACGGCTTTCACGCTGCATTTTCCGCGCGACGATGTGCGGATGTCGCTTTTGGAAGCTCCGAAGAAGGAAAATTAA
- a CDS encoding methionyl-tRNA formyltransferase, translated as MRIVFFGSAPIGFPLLETLLNSAKDDVVAVVTQPDRPAGRKQKMTPCPVKVLAQERGLTVLSPEKVKDSLPELTALNADLFVVVAYGQYIPSSVLSAPAQGAINFHPSLLPKYRGSSPIQWTVANGDTITGVTILYVSEKMDAGDIILQRELPIGPNDTSETLEPVLAAAGAELLMQAVEQIRTGTVRRIPQDDDAATEVCKLTKDDGRLDWTLPAETLRNRIRGFTPWPGCFCVLPDGQNLKVLKASVERQNGSPGEVLDVSGAGPLIATGEGALRLLEVLPSGKRVMDGASYLRGYPLAAGSRLT; from the coding sequence ATGCGCATCGTATTCTTTGGTTCGGCTCCGATCGGGTTTCCTTTACTGGAAACACTGCTTAACAGCGCAAAAGACGATGTGGTTGCCGTTGTCACCCAGCCGGACCGTCCGGCTGGCCGCAAACAGAAAATGACGCCATGTCCCGTCAAGGTTCTTGCGCAGGAGCGCGGCCTGACGGTGCTTTCGCCGGAAAAAGTTAAAGACAGTCTGCCGGAACTGACGGCCCTGAATGCCGATCTTTTTGTGGTGGTGGCCTACGGCCAGTACATTCCGTCGTCGGTGCTATCGGCCCCGGCACAGGGAGCAATCAATTTTCATCCATCACTGCTTCCGAAATACCGCGGATCATCGCCGATTCAATGGACCGTGGCGAACGGTGATACGATCACCGGCGTCACCATTCTTTATGTGAGTGAAAAAATGGATGCCGGCGATATCATCCTGCAACGTGAACTGCCGATCGGCCCGAATGACACATCAGAAACGTTAGAGCCGGTGCTGGCCGCAGCGGGCGCCGAACTGCTCATGCAGGCCGTTGAGCAGATCAGGACCGGAACGGTTCGGCGGATTCCGCAGGACGATGATGCTGCTACAGAAGTTTGCAAACTGACCAAAGACGATGGACGGCTTGACTGGACACTGCCTGCTGAAACTCTGCGCAACCGGATTCGAGGATTTACTCCGTGGCCCGGCTGTTTCTGCGTACTGCCTGACGGACAGAATCTGAAGGTTCTGAAAGCGTCTGTCGAAAGACAAAACGGATCGCCCGGCGAAGTTCTCGACGTTTCGGGAGCCGGACCGTTGATTGCGACGGGCGAGGGGGCTTTGCGGCTTCTTGAGGTATTGCCGTCCGGAAAGCGCGTTATGGACGGAGCGTCGTATCTGCGGGGCTATCCGCTGGCGGCAGGCTCTCGTCTGACTTGA
- the gcvPB gene encoding aminomethyl-transferring glycine dehydrogenase subunit GcvPB — protein sequence MKLIYEISSKGRGGVRIPEDRISEHDIISKNLLRAAPAELPEVSESEVVRHYTKLSRLNYSVDTHFYPLGSCTMKHNPRACEAAASLPDLCDTHPLWPQLRHGGLLTQGSLQILYSLERMLSEITGLAEFTLQPMAGSHGELTAVMMMAAYHRDRGNKKTHIIIPDSAHGTNPASAALGGYAVVTIPSDASGDMDIELFKAALNDETAGVMLTLPSTLGVFNPKVKEIIKAVHAVDGLMYYDGANFNAIMGRIKPGELGFDLCHLNLHKSFSTPHGGGGPGTGPVGVCEKLRPYLPISRVAKTKDGTYTLDYDFPKSIGYIAPFYGNFAILVRAYAYLLMLGRDGLRATSDRAVLNANYVQEKLRPYFAAVTKGRCMHECVFSGKTLGEGVHTLDLAKALLDRGYHAPTIYFPLNVPEAIMIEPTETETRETLDAFCKDMIEIFELSKTNPEAVHAAPITTPVGRLDEVAAAKNMELTFQ from the coding sequence GTGAAATTGATTTACGAGATAAGTTCAAAAGGTCGCGGTGGAGTACGGATTCCGGAAGACCGGATTTCCGAACACGACATCATCAGTAAAAACCTGCTGCGCGCGGCGCCCGCGGAACTGCCGGAGGTTTCTGAAAGCGAAGTGGTGCGGCACTACACCAAGCTGTCGCGGCTGAATTATTCGGTCGATACACACTTTTATCCGCTTGGCTCCTGTACGATGAAGCATAATCCGCGCGCCTGCGAAGCCGCCGCGTCGCTGCCCGATTTGTGCGACACTCATCCGCTCTGGCCGCAGCTGCGCCACGGCGGACTGCTGACGCAGGGCTCGCTCCAGATTCTTTACTCGCTGGAGCGCATGCTTTCCGAAATCACCGGCCTGGCCGAGTTCACGCTCCAGCCGATGGCCGGCTCGCACGGCGAGCTGACGGCGGTGATGATGATGGCGGCTTATCACCGCGACCGCGGCAATAAGAAGACGCACATTATTATTCCTGACTCGGCACACGGCACCAATCCGGCCAGCGCGGCGCTCGGCGGTTACGCCGTGGTGACGATTCCGTCAGACGCCAGCGGCGATATGGATATCGAACTGTTCAAAGCGGCGCTTAATGACGAGACGGCTGGCGTGATGCTGACGCTTCCCAGTACGCTCGGTGTGTTCAATCCGAAGGTGAAAGAAATCATCAAAGCGGTTCACGCGGTGGACGGTCTGATGTATTACGACGGCGCGAACTTTAACGCCATCATGGGCCGTATCAAACCCGGCGAGCTGGGCTTCGATCTCTGCCACTTGAATCTGCATAAATCGTTTTCGACGCCGCACGGCGGCGGCGGTCCCGGCACCGGTCCGGTCGGCGTTTGCGAAAAACTGCGGCCATACCTGCCGATCTCGCGTGTCGCCAAAACTAAAGACGGAACCTACACACTCGATTACGATTTCCCGAAGAGCATCGGCTACATCGCGCCATTCTACGGTAACTTCGCCATTCTCGTCCGCGCCTACGCTTATCTGCTGATGCTCGGACGTGACGGCCTGCGTGCCACCAGCGATCGCGCCGTGCTCAACGCCAATTATGTGCAGGAAAAGCTGCGTCCGTATTTTGCGGCAGTCACTAAGGGCCGCTGTATGCATGAATGCGTCTTCAGCGGTAAGACGCTGGGCGAAGGCGTTCATACGCTCGATCTCGCCAAGGCACTGCTTGACCGCGGTTATCACGCGCCGACGATTTACTTCCCGCTCAACGTGCCGGAAGCCATTATGATCGAGCCGACGGAAACGGAAACGCGCGAAACTCTCGATGCATTCTGCAAAGACATGATCGAGATTTTTGAGCTTTCTAAAACCAATCCGGAGGCCGTGCACGCCGCGCCGATCACCACGCCGGTCGGTCGCCTCGACGAAGTCGCCGCCGCCAAGAACATGGAGCTGACGTTTCAGTGA
- a CDS encoding RNA methyltransferase: protein METITSLQNERVKRIIKLQRKASVRRAEGLTVIEGAREVSRAIENGWQPVELWFCPELGAEKPGDAGYFQCSRAVFEKISYREGPDGVLAVGPLVGKTLADLKLPKNPLILVAEGLEKPGNLGALLRTADGAGADAVIVCDSATDLNNPNVIRASIGTLFYLPVAEATSEETISFLEEKGVKVLSAVPDAKTVYTDVELTGPVAIVVGAEDKGLSDQWKTVAGLNVSIPMLGKNDSLNVSVAAAILLYEVVRQRSK, encoded by the coding sequence ATGGAAACGATAACCAGTCTGCAGAACGAACGCGTAAAGCGAATCATTAAACTTCAGCGCAAAGCCTCGGTGCGGCGCGCGGAGGGGCTGACAGTGATTGAAGGGGCTCGCGAAGTTTCACGGGCGATTGAAAACGGATGGCAGCCGGTTGAATTGTGGTTCTGTCCTGAACTGGGCGCCGAGAAACCGGGAGACGCGGGATATTTCCAGTGCTCCCGCGCGGTATTTGAAAAAATATCCTACCGCGAAGGTCCGGACGGCGTGCTGGCGGTCGGCCCGCTGGTCGGAAAGACGCTTGCCGATCTGAAGCTGCCGAAGAATCCGCTGATCCTTGTCGCCGAAGGACTGGAGAAGCCGGGGAATCTCGGTGCGCTGCTGCGTACTGCCGACGGTGCCGGAGCGGATGCGGTGATCGTGTGTGACTCAGCGACCGATCTGAATAATCCGAATGTGATTCGCGCCAGCATCGGCACGCTGTTTTATCTGCCGGTCGCCGAGGCAACTTCGGAAGAGACGATTTCGTTTCTGGAAGAGAAAGGCGTCAAAGTTCTTTCGGCGGTTCCGGATGCCAAAACGGTTTATACAGATGTCGAACTGACCGGGCCGGTCGCGATTGTTGTCGGCGCGGAAGACAAAGGACTTTCCGATCAGTGGAAAACGGTAGCCGGTTTAAACGTGAGCATTCCAATGCTTGGGAAAAACGATTCGCTGAATGTCTCCGTTGCCGCAGCGATTCTTCTCTATGAGGTCGTTCGCCAGCGTAGTAAATAG
- the trpD gene encoding anthranilate phosphoribosyltransferase, producing MIKDAIQALIEGKTIARDEAYRAIMTIMKGEATPAQIGGFIAAVRMHGETPEIIAGAAQAMRENMVKIRCDDPNAVDIVGTGGDGAHTFNISTAAAFVTAGAGVTVAKHGSYGVSSKCGSANVLSELGINLQYSPQKMEECLETIGIAFLFAQALHPAMKYAAAPRKELGFWSLFNILGPLCNPAGVKNGVLGVFSSKLVPVIADACAQLGASHLFVVHGNDGLDEITTTTTSLVTEIRRSKLETYEVQPAGLGLPPACTADITGGEPAENAKIVRAILAGKEKGAKRDIVLLNAAFAIMAGGKAKTPPEGIQLAAESIDSGAALEKLELLAEASQQK from the coding sequence ATGATCAAAGATGCCATTCAAGCCCTGATAGAAGGTAAAACTATCGCCCGTGACGAGGCATACCGGGCCATCATGACCATCATGAAGGGCGAGGCGACTCCGGCGCAGATCGGCGGATTTATCGCCGCCGTCCGCATGCACGGCGAAACACCGGAAATCATCGCCGGAGCCGCGCAGGCCATGCGCGAAAATATGGTCAAAATCCGCTGTGACGACCCGAACGCCGTGGATATCGTCGGAACCGGCGGCGACGGCGCGCATACCTTCAATATTTCCACCGCCGCCGCCTTCGTTACTGCCGGAGCAGGCGTTACCGTCGCCAAACACGGAAGCTACGGCGTCTCCAGCAAATGCGGCTCCGCCAACGTACTGTCCGAACTCGGCATCAACCTTCAGTACAGCCCGCAGAAAATGGAAGAATGCCTCGAAACGATCGGCATTGCCTTCCTTTTCGCGCAGGCGTTGCACCCGGCCATGAAATACGCCGCCGCGCCGCGCAAAGAACTCGGCTTCTGGAGCCTCTTCAACATACTTGGCCCGCTCTGCAATCCGGCCGGAGTCAAAAACGGCGTACTCGGCGTCTTCTCCTCCAAACTGGTTCCGGTCATCGCGGACGCCTGCGCCCAGCTCGGCGCGAGCCACCTTTTCGTCGTCCATGGTAATGACGGACTCGACGAGATCACCACGACCACGACCAGCCTCGTCACCGAAATCCGCCGCAGCAAACTGGAAACCTACGAAGTCCAGCCCGCCGGACTCGGACTGCCGCCCGCCTGTACCGCCGATATCACCGGCGGCGAACCGGCGGAAAACGCCAAAATCGTCCGGGCGATTCTCGCCGGTAAAGAAAAAGGAGCGAAGCGCGACATCGTTCTGCTCAACGCCGCCTTTGCGATTATGGCGGGCGGAAAAGCCAAGACTCCGCCGGAAGGAATTCAACTGGCCGCCGAATCCATCGACTCCGGCGCCGCGCTCGAAAAACTAGAACTGCTGGCTGAAGCCAGCCAACAAAAGTAG
- the gcvPA gene encoding aminomethyl-transferring glycine dehydrogenase subunit GcvPA: protein MSISPFACTSPDDEKAMLASIGAKTFDDLFAHIPAEFQSDQFNLPEGLSEMEMMQQIRAIARKNSSDLTNFCGAGFYDHFIPAAVNSLTSRGEFFTAYTPYQPEAAQGTLQAMFEYQTAITRLTNMEVSNSSLYDGGTALFEGMMMALRITKRNRVLVDEGVSPIYRTMLCSYTRNLKIEYREVPLSGGVADRAAFAKQLDGTVGAVLLQNPNFFGCLDDLTDVIAQAHGAGAIAVVSAYPISLGVVKTPGEMDADIVTGDGQSLGLPLSFGGPYLGFMATKKKYVRNMPGRIVGATTDGQGRRGYVLTLQAREQHIRREKAASNICTNMQLCALRSVVYLSLLGKHGFTDVARQCMDRAGYAWMRLKAIKGVEPLYDRPFFNEFALKLPKDAGEVVSDLISEGIAAGFPAGRYYPGMENVLLCAFTEKRTKKEIDILAAKLESVL from the coding sequence ATGTCTATTTCACCGTTTGCCTGTACCAGTCCCGACGACGAAAAAGCGATGCTCGCCTCGATCGGCGCGAAGACATTCGACGATCTTTTCGCCCACATTCCGGCGGAGTTTCAGTCGGATCAATTCAATCTGCCGGAAGGCCTCTCCGAAATGGAAATGATGCAGCAGATCCGTGCTATCGCCCGGAAAAATTCGTCAGACCTCACCAACTTTTGCGGTGCCGGATTTTACGACCACTTCATTCCCGCCGCCGTCAATTCGCTGACGTCGCGCGGCGAGTTTTTCACGGCCTACACGCCGTACCAGCCGGAAGCGGCGCAGGGCACCTTGCAGGCGATGTTTGAATACCAGACCGCCATCACGCGCCTGACCAACATGGAAGTTTCCAACTCGTCGCTTTACGACGGCGGTACCGCGCTGTTCGAAGGAATGATGATGGCGCTGCGCATTACCAAGCGCAACCGCGTGCTGGTCGACGAAGGCGTCAGCCCGATCTATCGCACCATGCTTTGCAGTTACACCCGTAACCTCAAAATCGAATACCGCGAAGTTCCGCTTTCCGGAGGCGTCGCCGACCGCGCCGCCTTTGCCAAACAGCTCGACGGTACCGTCGGCGCGGTGCTATTGCAGAATCCCAACTTCTTCGGCTGTCTCGACGACCTGACCGATGTGATTGCTCAGGCGCACGGTGCCGGTGCGATTGCGGTGGTATCGGCTTATCCGATCTCGCTCGGCGTTGTCAAAACGCCTGGCGAAATGGATGCCGACATTGTTACCGGCGACGGCCAGAGTCTCGGCCTGCCGCTGTCGTTCGGCGGACCGTACCTCGGCTTTATGGCGACGAAGAAAAAATATGTCCGCAATATGCCGGGCCGTATCGTCGGCGCGACCACGGACGGGCAGGGGCGGCGCGGTTATGTGCTGACACTGCAAGCCCGCGAACAGCATATCCGCCGCGAAAAGGCCGCTTCCAACATTTGTACCAACATGCAGCTCTGCGCGCTCCGCTCGGTCGTTTATCTTTCACTGCTCGGCAAACACGGCTTTACCGATGTCGCCCGCCAGTGCATGGATCGCGCCGGTTATGCCTGGATGCGCCTCAAAGCGATCAAAGGAGTCGAGCCTTTGTATGATCGTCCGTTCTTTAACGAGTTTGCCCTGAAACTGCCGAAAGACGCCGGTGAAGTGGTGAGCGACTTGATCAGCGAAGGCATCGCCGCCGGGTTCCCCGCCGGACGCTACTACCCCGGCATGGAAAACGTTCTGCTTTGCGCCTTCACCGAAAAGCGCACGAAAAAAGAAATTGATATTTTGGCCGCTAAATTGGAGTCAGTGCTGTGA
- a CDS encoding sigma-54-dependent Fis family transcriptional regulator has translation MNAKPVVLIVDDEKNTREGLARALRRSYDVLVAESGTAALNILSEKPVDVMLSDLRMPGMDGMTLMQRALAGSPQLICILLTAYGNIETAVDAMRHGATDFLTKPVNLEQLEMVLQRVLRSRSAETENRQLHEQLDSKFGMENIIGNSPEMQQVFDTVRQVAVSRATVLIQGESGTGKELIAKAIHRLSPRKNGAFVPVHCAALSSTLLESELFGHEKGAFTGAAERRKGRFELADGGSLFLDEIGEVDASVQVKILRALEERRFERVGGQESIDVDTRLIAATNRDLKKMVADGKFREDLYYRLYVVVIHLPALRERRSDIPLLLKHYLDVFNRENGRTIEGFSPDTLDLLMAYRWPGNVRELRNVVEQMVVLSRSQRISVRDLPAHIRETGVSGGTVQVAGGSLEDLEKKAIQQALKEAGGNRTRAAEKLGISRRTLHRKITEYGFTEVE, from the coding sequence ATGAATGCGAAGCCGGTAGTTTTAATTGTAGATGACGAAAAGAACACTCGCGAAGGGCTGGCGCGGGCGTTGCGCCGTTCGTACGACGTGCTGGTGGCGGAGAGCGGCACGGCCGCGTTGAATATTCTGAGCGAAAAACCGGTGGATGTGATGCTGAGCGATCTGCGGATGCCCGGCATGGACGGGATGACGCTGATGCAGCGCGCGCTGGCCGGTTCGCCGCAGTTGATTTGTATTTTGCTGACCGCCTACGGAAATATTGAGACGGCCGTGGATGCGATGCGTCACGGCGCGACCGACTTCCTGACGAAGCCGGTGAATCTGGAACAGCTGGAAATGGTTTTGCAACGCGTCCTGCGTTCACGCAGTGCGGAGACGGAAAACCGTCAGCTTCACGAACAGCTGGACAGCAAATTCGGAATGGAAAACATCATCGGCAATTCGCCGGAGATGCAGCAGGTGTTTGACACCGTGCGGCAGGTGGCGGTGTCGCGGGCGACCGTGCTGATTCAGGGCGAAAGCGGAACCGGCAAGGAACTGATTGCCAAAGCGATTCACCGGCTGAGTCCGCGTAAAAATGGAGCTTTCGTGCCGGTACATTGCGCGGCGCTTTCCTCGACGCTGCTGGAAAGTGAATTGTTCGGTCACGAAAAGGGCGCTTTCACCGGCGCGGCGGAACGCCGTAAAGGGCGGTTTGAACTGGCGGATGGCGGCTCGCTGTTTCTGGACGAAATCGGCGAAGTGGATGCCAGTGTTCAGGTGAAAATTTTGCGCGCACTGGAAGAACGGCGCTTTGAGCGCGTCGGCGGGCAGGAATCGATTGATGTGGATACGCGGCTGATTGCGGCGACGAACCGGGATCTCAAGAAGATGGTGGCGGATGGAAAATTCCGCGAGGATCTCTATTACCGCCTTTATGTGGTGGTGATTCATTTGCCGGCGTTGCGTGAGCGCAGGAGCGATATTCCGCTGTTGCTGAAACATTATCTGGACGTTTTCAACCGCGAAAACGGACGCACGATTGAAGGCTTTTCTCCGGATACCCTCGATTTATTAATGGCCTACCGCTGGCCGGGCAATGTGCGCGAACTGCGTAATGTGGTTGAGCAGATGGTCGTGCTGTCCCGTTCGCAGCGGATTAGTGTGCGCGACCTTCCGGCGCATATCCGCGAAACGGGTGTTTCCGGCGGAACGGTACAGGTGGCGGGCGGTTCGCTGGAGGATCTGGAAAAAAAGGCCATTCAGCAGGCACTGAAAGAGGCGGGGGGAAACCGTACGAGGGCCGCCGAAAAACTGGGCATCAGCCGGCGCACATTGCACCGTAAGATTACGGAGTACGGCTTTACCGAAGTTGAATGA